One window of the Actinomyces wuliandei genome contains the following:
- a CDS encoding DEAD/DEAH box helicase — translation MTAFWPSPPTGSGKTLAAFLCAIDRLTRRGLTGGNDVGRAPGRPDKEGRGVRVLYVSPLKVLGADVERNLRVPWLVSRLRPHGWRSRARTRQASRRVR, via the coding sequence GTGACAGCGTTCTGGCCGTCGCCCCCCACCGGATCGGGCAAGACCCTGGCTGCCTTCCTGTGTGCCATTGATCGTCTCACCAGACGCGGCCTCACCGGGGGCAACGACGTCGGGCGCGCCCCAGGCCGCCCGGACAAGGAGGGCAGGGGCGTGCGCGTCCTCTACGTCTCCCCGCTCAAGGTGCTGGGCGCCGACGTGGAGCGCAACCTGCGCGTCCCCTGGCTGGTATCCAGGCTGAGGCCGCACGGCTGGCGCAGCCGGGCACGGACCCGGCAGGCAAGCAGGCGAGTGCGGTGA
- a CDS encoding NADP-dependent oxidoreductase, producing MHALMLDRYGAPLRPATIPTPSPAPHEVLVRMVASGVNHVDERTRAGEFKNIFRLSLPKVVGSELAGEVVEVGSAVTDFATGDRVYGYTGMTAMGSFAETVAIDSAALAPAPSSVSLVEAASLPLSCLTVWRAFTDLWHLGPGQVVLIHGGTGSVGVVAIQLAKYLGATVVTTTSAANADYARALGADLVIDYRNEDFVARLSDAPVDLVLDTQGGDVIYRSLDVVRPDGMVIGLASVPDPAVADQIGAGPVLRLAVTVLSHRLRRRARSRGVTYRFLFFHPDGAVLRTVAEIVDRGSLRPQVARVLPFERTREALARLQAGGTRGKVVVTTQPEEVTEDGTAQG from the coding sequence GTGCACGCACTGATGCTGGACAGGTACGGCGCCCCGCTGAGGCCCGCCACCATCCCCACCCCCTCCCCCGCACCGCACGAGGTCCTCGTGCGTATGGTGGCCAGCGGCGTCAACCACGTTGACGAGCGCACCCGGGCAGGGGAGTTCAAGAACATCTTCCGTCTCAGCCTGCCCAAGGTCGTGGGAAGCGAGCTGGCCGGGGAGGTCGTGGAGGTCGGCTCCGCCGTCACCGACTTCGCGACAGGCGACCGCGTCTACGGCTACACCGGGATGACCGCCATGGGCTCCTTCGCGGAGACCGTGGCCATCGACTCCGCCGCGCTCGCCCCGGCACCGTCCTCGGTCTCCCTGGTCGAGGCGGCCTCCCTGCCCCTGTCCTGCCTGACTGTCTGGCGAGCCTTCACCGACCTGTGGCACCTGGGTCCCGGCCAGGTGGTCCTCATCCACGGCGGTACTGGCAGCGTCGGAGTGGTCGCTATCCAGCTGGCCAAGTACCTGGGGGCCACCGTGGTCACGACCACCTCAGCCGCCAACGCCGACTACGCCCGAGCGCTGGGAGCCGACCTTGTCATCGACTACCGCAACGAGGACTTCGTCGCACGGCTGTCGGACGCACCGGTTGACCTGGTCCTGGACACCCAGGGCGGGGACGTCATCTACCGGTCCCTGGACGTCGTGCGCCCCGACGGGATGGTCATCGGTCTCGCCAGCGTCCCCGACCCTGCCGTCGCTGACCAGATCGGTGCCGGTCCGGTGCTCAGGCTCGCCGTGACCGTGCTCAGCCACCGGCTGCGTCGGCGCGCCCGGTCGCGAGGAGTCACCTACCGCTTCCTCTTCTTCCACCCCGACGGGGCGGTGCTGCGTACCGTCGCCGAGATCGTCGACAGGGGCTCCCTGCGCCCCCAGGTCGCCCGGGTGCTGCCCTTTGAGAGGACCCGCGAGGCCCTCGCCCGGCTCCAGGCGGGCGGTACCCGGGGCAAGGTCGTCGTCACCACGCAGCCGGAGGAGGTCACCGAGGACGGCACTGCGCAGGGATAG
- a CDS encoding diaminopimelate epimerase gives MTGTSTGSLAGTTAGAAGLTGRELVKGHATLNDFLILIDPDCEVGLSVTDVVAVCDRRGGIGADGFIRVVRTSALPGAQRLASAAPEARWFMDCYGADGSVVGACGNAARLFARVLEAEGLEQLEDGDSVTVGTRAGARTVTRLGDLWTVDMGPTGLARAQEAQAEGWDTAVVVPGLEGARAGLSVTVSSPPHIVVALGEESELEAAELDLRGSAAPVRYEPEPVPDASLELVVPLGEETDPATGQVVSCAQVRVLGRGVGEVLSSGTGCCAAAVALHQWAGEAAARDYQIRTRGGQLGVHVEADPLAEDASILLTGPAVLTGRVQVI, from the coding sequence ATGACAGGAACCTCGACAGGCAGCTTGGCGGGCACCACGGCAGGCGCAGCGGGTCTGACGGGACGCGAGCTGGTCAAGGGGCACGCGACCCTCAACGACTTCCTCATCCTCATCGACCCGGACTGCGAGGTTGGGCTGAGCGTGACGGACGTCGTGGCGGTGTGCGACCGCCGTGGCGGCATTGGTGCGGACGGGTTCATCCGGGTGGTGCGGACCTCGGCCCTGCCCGGTGCGCAGCGGCTGGCCTCGGCCGCGCCCGAGGCGCGCTGGTTCATGGACTGCTACGGTGCCGACGGCTCGGTGGTCGGTGCGTGTGGTAACGCCGCGCGCCTGTTCGCCCGTGTCCTGGAGGCGGAGGGACTGGAGCAGCTGGAGGACGGGGACTCGGTGACAGTCGGTACCAGGGCGGGAGCACGTACGGTCACTCGCCTGGGAGACCTGTGGACTGTGGACATGGGGCCGACCGGGCTCGCCCGTGCCCAGGAGGCCCAGGCCGAGGGCTGGGACACGGCAGTGGTTGTCCCGGGGCTTGAGGGCGCACGTGCGGGCCTGAGCGTGACCGTGTCGAGCCCCCCCCACATCGTGGTCGCCCTGGGGGAGGAGTCTGAGCTGGAGGCTGCAGAGCTGGACCTGAGAGGCTCGGCGGCGCCGGTCCGCTACGAGCCTGAGCCTGTCCCGGACGCGAGCCTGGAGCTTGTCGTCCCCCTGGGTGAGGAGACTGACCCCGCTACAGGCCAGGTGGTGAGCTGCGCACAGGTACGTGTGCTGGGACGGGGGGTGGGAGAGGTCCTCTCCAGCGGCACAGGCTGCTGCGCCGCAGCTGTCGCACTGCACCAGTGGGCGGGTGAGGCAGCCGCTCGCGACTACCAGATCCGGACCCGTGGCGGACAGCTCGGGGTCCACGTGGAGGCTGACCCGCTGGCTGAGGACGCAAGCATCCTGCTCACGGGACCTGCTGTCCTCACCGGGCGGGTGCAGGTGATCTGA
- a CDS encoding organic hydroperoxide resistance protein produces MEAIYTAEALSTGAARDGHVRTADGLVDLDLAIPVEMGGKGGAPNPELLFASGYAACFHSALQAVARTAGKQLGDSSVGARVSVVKEGQGFSLAVELEVVVPDLPHDEAQALADQAHQVCPYSNATRGNIEVTVTVSDD; encoded by the coding sequence ATGGAAGCCATCTACACCGCTGAGGCCCTGAGCACCGGCGCCGCCCGCGACGGCCACGTCCGCACCGCCGACGGCCTGGTGGACCTGGACCTGGCCATCCCTGTGGAAATGGGAGGCAAGGGCGGGGCACCCAATCCCGAGCTGCTCTTTGCCTCCGGGTACGCGGCCTGCTTCCACTCCGCCCTGCAGGCCGTGGCCCGCACCGCCGGCAAGCAGCTGGGGGACAGCTCTGTAGGTGCCCGCGTGTCCGTGGTCAAGGAGGGGCAGGGCTTCAGCCTGGCCGTCGAGCTCGAGGTCGTCGTCCCTGACCTCCCTCATGACGAGGCCCAGGCGCTGGCCGACCAGGCCCACCAGGTCTGCCCCTACTCCAACGCAACCCGGGGCAACATTGAGGTCACCGTCACCGTCAGTGACGACTGA